From Sporosarcina sp. Te-1, the proteins below share one genomic window:
- a CDS encoding MATE family efflux transporter gives MAAVAVKGPGTKLSLFHLTWPIFLELFLFMLMGLADTFMLSALSDDAVSGVGAANQYVQIAILVLEVVGNGAAIVVAQYLGSRRFVEASKISALAVSLNLLVGLAISGVFLLFTSHMMQAMNLQGDVLSHAKAYLTIVGGAIFLQAIINSLAAVIRVHGFTKQTMFVSLGMNIIHVIGNYALIFGKFGMPALGVQGAAISSVGSRVIALFVFVWLLYQVLEYRIEFRYYIQWSKEYVGKILHIGLPSAFEQILYQACQIVFLYYVTYLGTEALAARQYATNISMFSYLFALAIGLGTSIIVGRLVGGGDREEAYRQLWASFRRAILFTIAVVAVVMVFRYPLMRLFTDNESIIQLGASVLLLSCLLETGRTFNIVIINSLRASGDAKFPVLMGAISMVMISLPLGYFFVFVLDMGLVGIWLAIATDEWIRAIAMALRWKSRAWERYVLVEPISVGDEQPQPEVV, from the coding sequence ATGGCAGCTGTTGCAGTCAAGGGCCCGGGGACGAAACTGAGTTTGTTTCACCTGACGTGGCCTATTTTTCTTGAGTTGTTTTTGTTTATGTTGATGGGATTGGCTGATACGTTCATGCTGAGTGCTTTGTCTGATGATGCCGTGTCAGGGGTAGGAGCGGCGAATCAATATGTCCAGATTGCCATACTTGTGTTGGAAGTGGTGGGGAACGGGGCAGCAATCGTTGTGGCTCAATATCTCGGTTCCCGTCGTTTTGTCGAGGCGTCTAAGATTTCAGCGCTTGCAGTATCACTCAACTTGTTGGTCGGTCTTGCAATTAGTGGGGTGTTCCTTCTATTCACCAGCCATATGATGCAGGCGATGAATTTGCAGGGGGATGTGCTGTCACATGCGAAAGCATATTTGACGATTGTCGGGGGAGCGATCTTCCTTCAGGCGATCATTAACTCGCTGGCGGCGGTCATCCGTGTACATGGGTTTACAAAACAGACGATGTTCGTGTCGTTAGGAATGAACATCATCCACGTCATCGGGAACTATGCGCTTATTTTCGGTAAATTCGGTATGCCGGCACTCGGTGTGCAAGGGGCGGCCATTTCATCTGTTGGAAGCCGTGTTATTGCATTGTTTGTCTTTGTATGGCTGCTGTATCAAGTGTTGGAATATCGGATTGAATTCCGCTATTACATCCAATGGTCGAAAGAATACGTCGGAAAAATTTTGCATATCGGGTTGCCTTCTGCATTCGAGCAAATTTTGTACCAGGCGTGCCAGATCGTTTTCCTGTATTACGTTACGTATTTAGGAACGGAGGCACTCGCAGCCCGGCAATATGCAACGAACATTTCAATGTTTAGTTATCTGTTTGCACTTGCCATCGGGCTCGGCACCTCGATAATCGTTGGACGTCTTGTCGGCGGCGGGGATCGGGAAGAGGCCTACCGTCAATTATGGGCGTCATTCCGCAGGGCAATCCTCTTTACGATTGCCGTTGTGGCGGTCGTCATGGTGTTTCGCTACCCGCTCATGCGATTGTTTACGGATAATGAATCGATCATCCAATTAGGGGCATCCGTCTTGCTTCTATCCTGTTTACTGGAGACAGGTCGGACATTTAACATTGTCATTATTAACTCCTTGCGGGCGTCAGGCGATGCCAAGTTTCCTGTCCTGATGGGCGCCATTTCGATGGTAATGATCAGCTTGCCGCTCGGATATTTCTTTGTGTTTGTCCTCGATATGGGACTCGTCGGCATTTGGCTCGCAATT
- a CDS encoding HAMP domain-containing sensor histidine kinase codes for MAIKTVSIRTRLHRMIAVILLLSFLCTVVTWGGLLFISEKKMNYANHYENMIPSIKDCIQQQKGGWLDDSGKALLDGLIPEQGMLYKVVDRTGAYQYGSIEDTSDIPGHEILNKLNTVGHGPGNYIVTYIPLLGEGDSLQGILLLYYTLRVTAVDESKDFFVRIWSYSFLLAPFVYILLFTLVFVRRFSRQLNIPLSQLMDATARIRNKDLHFSFEQEGKITEVSELTNAFEQMRDELSESLQREWNTQKERKNAIAALAHDIRTPLTIIQGHVEGLEEAQRKGIDRFDRYLPVIKSNIASAVKLVHDLNQTAILDSDSFSLNKISFDPEEFFTEKLAEYELLCMREGVKFISAIKDDRENHRLVHADPFRLTQVLDNLLSNSLRFAERGVISLQVQLADDRVEMKWTDNGPGFADGQESKVFDSFYQGNRRKGHAGLGLYIAKSIIDKHDGQIVARNAVDGGAVITLCIPIS; via the coding sequence ATGGCCATAAAAACAGTATCGATCCGGACGAGACTGCATCGAATGATTGCGGTCATTTTGCTTTTGAGCTTTCTTTGCACAGTCGTTACATGGGGAGGACTGTTGTTTATTAGCGAGAAGAAAATGAATTATGCCAATCACTACGAGAACATGATTCCTTCCATCAAAGACTGTATTCAACAGCAGAAAGGGGGATGGCTGGATGATTCCGGCAAGGCGTTGTTGGATGGGCTCATTCCTGAACAAGGGATGTTATATAAAGTTGTCGATCGTACTGGAGCCTATCAATATGGCAGTATAGAGGACACTTCAGACATACCGGGGCATGAGATACTGAATAAATTAAATACGGTCGGGCATGGGCCTGGAAATTATATTGTTACCTACATTCCCCTACTAGGAGAAGGAGATTCGTTACAAGGCATTCTGTTATTGTATTACACGTTGCGAGTGACCGCAGTTGATGAATCGAAAGACTTTTTTGTGAGAATCTGGTCATACTCGTTTTTATTAGCCCCATTCGTCTACATTCTTCTATTCACGCTTGTATTTGTCAGGAGGTTCAGCCGACAACTCAATATCCCCCTTTCGCAATTGATGGACGCGACTGCTCGGATACGCAATAAGGACTTACACTTCAGTTTCGAACAAGAAGGGAAAATTACCGAAGTAAGCGAATTGACAAATGCCTTTGAACAGATGAGAGATGAATTATCAGAGTCGTTGCAACGCGAGTGGAACACGCAAAAAGAACGGAAAAACGCCATTGCGGCACTGGCGCATGATATTCGGACACCGTTGACGATCATTCAAGGCCATGTGGAAGGGCTTGAAGAAGCGCAACGTAAAGGAATTGACCGATTCGATCGCTACCTCCCTGTCATAAAATCAAATATTGCAAGTGCAGTGAAGCTTGTCCATGATCTGAATCAAACTGCAATTCTCGACAGTGATTCGTTTTCTCTAAATAAAATTTCATTTGATCCAGAAGAATTTTTTACGGAAAAATTGGCGGAATATGAGCTGTTATGTATGAGGGAAGGGGTCAAATTCATCTCGGCTATCAAAGATGATCGAGAAAATCACAGGTTGGTTCATGCGGATCCGTTCAGATTGACACAGGTTCTCGACAATCTGCTGTCCAATAGCCTGCGGTTCGCTGAGAGGGGTGTCATTTCTTTACAGGTTCAATTGGCGGATGACCGCGTTGAAATGAAATGGACAGATAATGGACCAGGATTTGCGGATGGACAGGAATCAAAGGTCTTTGACTCCTTTTATCAAGGAAATCGGCGCAAAGGACATGCTGGATTAGGACTCTATATTGCCAAGTCGATTATTGACAAGCATGACGGACAAATCGTGGCAAGAAATGCAGTGGATGGTGGGGCGGTTATTACCCTCTGTATTCCGATTAGTTGA
- a CDS encoding response regulator transcription factor, translated as MTKATILIVDDESEIVSFIQDALEDEGYAILTASNGREAIAEAGKKPDLVLLDVMMEGMDGFEVCERIRSIIRGPIIFLSACQDEMDRVKGLVVGGDDYIVKPFSLSELKARVHAHLRREQRKKDDKERKALQFDGMVIDYQGRSVRLNGIEVELTSIQFSIVWFLAMHRGQVFSRSHIYERVWGLEAGGDDATVTEHIKKIRAKFQEIEPTRALIQTVWGVGYKWP; from the coding sequence ATGACGAAAGCGACGATACTGATTGTTGATGACGAATCCGAAATCGTCTCCTTCATTCAAGACGCATTGGAAGATGAAGGCTATGCCATCTTGACAGCTTCTAATGGGCGCGAGGCGATCGCCGAGGCTGGAAAGAAGCCGGATCTGGTGCTGCTTGACGTGATGATGGAGGGGATGGATGGATTTGAAGTATGTGAGCGGATCCGTTCGATCATTCGGGGGCCGATCATCTTTCTCAGTGCTTGCCAAGATGAAATGGACCGGGTCAAAGGGCTTGTCGTGGGGGGAGATGATTATATCGTCAAACCGTTCAGTTTATCTGAGTTAAAGGCGAGAGTCCATGCCCATCTGCGACGGGAACAACGTAAAAAAGATGATAAAGAAAGGAAGGCGCTCCAATTTGACGGCATGGTGATTGATTATCAAGGGCGTTCCGTCCGGTTGAATGGGATAGAGGTCGAGTTGACAAGCATACAGTTTTCCATCGTCTGGTTCCTTGCCATGCATCGAGGGCAGGTATTTTCAAGATCTCATATTTATGAACGTGTATGGGGTCTTGAGGCAGGAGGGGATGATGCTACCGTAACAGAGCATATCAAGAAGATACGGGCAAAGTTTCAGGAAATCGAGCCAACGCGGGCACTTATCCAAACTGTGTGGGGAGTTGGTTATAAATGGCCATAA
- a CDS encoding DUF418 domain-containing protein, with product MKRINVLDALRGFALLGILLVNINFFNESLLAINYGGLPVEGWLNKTIDTLTVLFVNGKFMLLFAFLFGYGAIILFRNAEAAGKKFTWMFVKRMLALLLFGILHAVFLWYGDILAIYALVGLVFVMFVKRRPKTLLTMSIVFSLLIPVLMSAAMLLGNQAGTEGMEDLYAVDPMELQMFQQQDQQIYGAGNYMEITMKRIGEYISSFFNMILFLPQILGTFLLGAYFGKRKLLEDIPSKKQFMVRLGWIGGIVGLALTVPRILLDSSNSLLDIFSIFIGAPLLMLAYVACFTLLYARRPKWLHLFSYPGKMAFSMYILQSIFCSLIFYSYGLGLFGTMTLWQTMATAFLLFGLQIVISALWLRRFRTGPLEYVWRLMYKGREGASKSFQRKF from the coding sequence ATGAAACGAATTAACGTACTAGATGCTTTACGGGGGTTTGCGTTGCTCGGCATTTTACTCGTGAACATTAATTTCTTCAATGAGTCGCTGCTGGCGATCAATTACGGTGGGCTTCCGGTCGAAGGCTGGCTGAACAAAACAATCGACACACTCACCGTGCTGTTTGTAAACGGAAAATTCATGTTGCTCTTTGCATTTCTATTTGGCTATGGGGCCATTATTTTATTTCGGAACGCGGAGGCGGCCGGCAAGAAGTTTACATGGATGTTTGTGAAACGGATGCTCGCCTTGCTGCTATTCGGCATCCTTCACGCTGTATTCCTCTGGTATGGAGATATTTTGGCAATCTACGCATTAGTCGGATTAGTCTTTGTGATGTTCGTCAAACGTCGACCCAAAACGTTGCTGACCATGTCCATCGTTTTCTCACTTCTCATTCCTGTTCTCATGTCCGCTGCTATGTTACTCGGTAATCAAGCCGGCACGGAAGGGATGGAAGACTTGTATGCGGTTGATCCAATGGAGCTCCAAATGTTCCAACAACAGGATCAACAAATATACGGGGCAGGCAATTACATGGAAATAACGATGAAACGAATTGGGGAATATATATCGAGCTTTTTCAATATGATTCTATTTTTACCGCAAATTTTAGGGACCTTTTTATTGGGCGCCTATTTTGGCAAGCGGAAATTACTTGAAGACATTCCGTCGAAAAAGCAGTTCATGGTAAGGCTTGGCTGGATAGGAGGCATTGTAGGTTTGGCGTTAACCGTACCTCGAATCCTCCTAGACTCATCCAATAGTTTGCTGGACATCTTCAGCATCTTTATCGGCGCACCGTTGCTGATGCTAGCATATGTCGCCTGCTTCACGCTTTTGTACGCCCGCCGTCCGAAATGGCTGCATCTGTTTAGTTATCCGGGAAAAATGGCATTCAGCATGTACATCCTGCAATCCATCTTTTGTAGTCTCATCTTCTACAGCTACGGATTGGGCCTATTCGGAACAATGACTTTATGGCAAACGATGGCAACCGCATTCCTCCTATTTGGTCTGCAAATAGTCATCAGCGCCCTTTGGCTCCGGCGCTTCCGAACCGGTCCGCTCGAATATGTGTGGCGGTTGATGTATAAAGGGAGAGAGGGAGCGAGCAAGAGCTTTCAACGGAAATTTTGA
- a CDS encoding M2 family metallopeptidase encodes MTVEKFLQEQNSAIKALHIASTSSSWMQATTGEDEWNQKTAEASTAYNLYYADPERFEQVKAYLKQDDLTDVQRRQLEGLYNGMAENQVAESDLKEMVERSTELVGLFNTFRATIGEKEVSENDIRQILVKSNDLAEREEAWHASKQIGKEVEAKLLALVKKRNEVARSLGYDNYHQMSFKLQELDRDEVFSIFDKLKALSDEPFREMKLEMDTELAERFGISLDELRPWHYADPFFQEAPPMKGLDLDPFYEGKDLEQLTIATFESMGMEITDMLTKSDLYPRDKKNQHAFCTDIDREGDVRVLCNNVPSDYWSCTTLHEFGHAVYFKYVDASLPFLLRTCSHTLTTEAIAMLYGRFGKNPEWLKRFLEIDESEVARLTPIIEESLRRQMLIAGRWIMTFSYFERELYENPDQDLNTLWWKLVQDIQFVNPPENVDYPHWAAKIHFTLVPVYYQNYLLGELTTSQLEAHIRNNISADLFTPEVGTYLIEDYFKPGALYAWNEKIEKATDEKLNPQYFIDQFVAVKQANV; translated from the coding sequence ATGACAGTAGAGAAGTTCTTACAAGAACAAAACAGCGCAATTAAGGCATTACATATCGCCAGCACGTCAAGTTCCTGGATGCAAGCGACTACAGGCGAAGATGAATGGAATCAAAAAACAGCCGAAGCCTCCACAGCTTATAATCTCTATTACGCTGATCCGGAGCGCTTTGAACAAGTGAAAGCCTACTTGAAACAGGATGACTTGACAGACGTACAGCGCCGTCAGTTGGAAGGTCTGTATAACGGAATGGCGGAAAATCAAGTAGCGGAAAGTGATTTAAAAGAGATGGTCGAACGTTCGACAGAATTGGTGGGACTCTTCAATACGTTCCGTGCGACAATCGGAGAAAAAGAAGTCTCGGAGAATGATATCCGTCAAATTTTAGTGAAAAGCAACGACTTAGCTGAGCGGGAAGAAGCATGGCATGCAAGCAAGCAGATCGGGAAGGAAGTAGAAGCGAAGCTATTGGCGCTCGTCAAAAAGCGGAATGAAGTGGCACGTTCTCTTGGGTATGATAACTATCACCAAATGAGCTTTAAACTGCAGGAGTTGGATCGCGATGAAGTCTTTTCAATTTTCGACAAATTGAAAGCCTTGTCGGATGAACCGTTCCGTGAAATGAAATTGGAAATGGATACGGAGCTTGCAGAACGTTTCGGTATCTCCTTGGATGAACTACGACCGTGGCATTATGCAGACCCGTTCTTCCAAGAAGCTCCTCCGATGAAGGGGCTTGACTTGGATCCGTTCTATGAGGGCAAAGATCTCGAACAGCTAACAATCGCTACGTTCGAAAGCATGGGCATGGAAATTACCGATATGCTGACGAAAAGCGATCTGTATCCGCGCGATAAGAAAAACCAACATGCTTTCTGTACAGATATTGATCGGGAGGGGGATGTACGTGTTCTTTGCAACAACGTACCGTCCGACTATTGGTCTTGCACGACCTTGCATGAATTCGGCCACGCAGTGTATTTCAAATATGTTGACGCCAGCCTGCCGTTCCTTTTGAGAACGTGCTCTCATACGTTAACGACAGAAGCGATTGCCATGCTGTACGGCCGATTCGGGAAAAATCCGGAGTGGCTGAAGCGTTTCCTGGAGATTGACGAATCCGAAGTGGCGCGTTTGACACCAATCATCGAAGAATCATTACGTCGTCAAATGCTGATTGCAGGCCGCTGGATCATGACATTTTCCTACTTTGAGCGGGAACTTTATGAAAATCCAGACCAAGACTTGAATACATTATGGTGGAAGCTCGTACAAGACATCCAGTTTGTGAACCCGCCTGAAAATGTGGACTATCCGCACTGGGCAGCGAAAATCCATTTCACGCTCGTCCCGGTTTATTACCAAAACTATTTGCTAGGGGAATTGACGACATCCCAATTGGAAGCACATATCCGTAACAATATTTCGGCCGACCTGTTCACGCCAGAAGTCGGGACTTATTTGATCGAGGACTATTTTAAGCCAGGTGCCTTGTACGCGTGGAATGAAAAGATCGAAAAAGCGACGGATGAAAAATTGAATCCGCAATATTTTATCGATCAATTCGTAGCAGTCAAACAAGCGAATGTCTGA
- a CDS encoding DUF2500 domain-containing protein translates to MGFNSFDDTMFSIGPFFIGAVFIFVIGMFIFTIFKGIGTWSSNNNSPKLSVPAQVVAKRTHTWGGSGDSSARTSYYATFQVESGDRMELQLSGTETGMLAEGDIGILTFQGTRYLGFERKLD, encoded by the coding sequence GTGGGATTTAATTCATTTGACGATACTATGTTTTCTATCGGCCCGTTTTTCATTGGTGCCGTCTTTATTTTCGTAATTGGAATGTTCATATTTACAATCTTCAAAGGGATCGGAACGTGGTCATCCAATAACAATTCCCCCAAATTGTCTGTTCCAGCACAGGTCGTGGCAAAGCGGACACATACATGGGGAGGGAGCGGTGATTCATCAGCCCGCACGTCCTATTACGCTACCTTCCAAGTAGAGAGCGGTGACCGGATGGAACTGCAGTTGAGCGGTACTGAAACCGGAATGCTGGCGGAAGGCGATATTGGAATTCTGACGTTTCAAGGAACCCGGTATTTGGGGTTTGAACGGAAACTGGATTAA
- a CDS encoding ATP-binding protein, translating into MKRYAILTVGKTHSGKTTFARELEQSLSGSIVIDQDNHAAFINKYYRKMQPTSGPNTLKYTISQTIIDYAIRETELHLIICNSNRSRLGRKELLAYLHSLGFVTVIVNFDIPDAVLMERVEKTERSTEIFRSAATFEEVLARQQADNYNSDVAVPVEGEADQLFTIRDENDVPFIIQEICTLIQ; encoded by the coding sequence ATGAAACGATATGCCATCCTGACAGTCGGAAAAACGCATAGTGGTAAAACTACTTTTGCGAGAGAATTGGAGCAAAGTCTGTCCGGTTCCATTGTCATCGACCAGGACAACCACGCTGCATTCATTAATAAGTATTACCGTAAAATGCAGCCGACGTCTGGTCCAAATACATTGAAGTATACGATCAGTCAAACGATTATCGATTATGCCATTCGAGAGACAGAGTTACATTTGATCATTTGCAATTCAAACCGAAGTCGTCTAGGTAGAAAAGAGCTACTCGCATATTTACATAGCCTTGGGTTCGTCACGGTTATTGTGAATTTTGATATCCCGGATGCCGTTCTTATGGAACGGGTTGAAAAAACGGAGCGAAGTACAGAAATTTTCCGCAGTGCGGCGACGTTCGAGGAAGTACTTGCCCGGCAACAAGCAGACAATTATAACAGTGATGTAGCAGTGCCAGTCGAGGGGGAAGCGGACCAATTGTTCACTATTCGGGATGAAAATGATGTTCCGTTTATCATTCAGGAAATTTGCACTTTAATACAGTGA
- a CDS encoding NUDIX domain-containing protein, giving the protein MRSGFHHLARGILLKGNRVLVGKAKGYVHVFLPGGHVDFGESAKEALIREMQEEMGLACTVGDFLGIVEHQWMKGDELQCEVNQLFVMECDDLTNNTLPPALEPHLTFYWRDAEDLEDLEPFPLRTLIQQYVDGSKDIWWESTIFDKQLRTEDYEEK; this is encoded by the coding sequence GTGAGGTCAGGATTTCACCATCTCGCACGAGGCATATTACTGAAAGGTAACCGTGTATTGGTCGGAAAAGCGAAGGGATACGTCCATGTCTTCTTGCCTGGCGGTCATGTGGATTTCGGGGAGAGCGCAAAAGAGGCCCTCATTCGCGAAATGCAGGAAGAAATGGGACTTGCTTGCACAGTCGGTGATTTTCTCGGAATTGTGGAACATCAGTGGATGAAAGGCGATGAGCTCCAATGTGAAGTGAATCAATTGTTTGTTATGGAATGTGATGATTTGACGAATAATACCCTGCCCCCCGCTCTCGAACCGCATCTGACTTTCTATTGGCGCGATGCTGAGGACCTGGAAGATTTGGAACCCTTTCCACTACGTACGCTGATCCAGCAGTATGTAGATGGTTCGAAGGATATTTGGTGGGAAAGTACGATTTTTGATAAACAACTGCGGACTGAGGATTATGAGGAGAAATAA
- a CDS encoding TetR/AcrR family transcriptional regulator, with protein sequence MARKFSDQEKQVIKNQLFIEGKLLFETYGPQKTNIGELTKKVGVAQGTFYQFYSSKEELYFEVIEQEEKMIQTKLRNKLEDLPVLTKKDFEDFLHTAEQSLSNSPIIKQLYDENIMAWLMRKVPTEKLTNNTQQDLEFFLPLIERWQFAGQMKSLSPKIIISMIRSLILLALQRNRIGEEVYQETISQFIKMIAEHLVIEEEYK encoded by the coding sequence TTGGCTAGAAAGTTTTCTGACCAAGAAAAACAAGTAATTAAAAATCAATTATTCATAGAAGGAAAGCTATTATTTGAAACGTACGGCCCGCAAAAAACTAATATTGGTGAACTTACGAAGAAAGTCGGGGTTGCTCAGGGTACTTTTTATCAATTTTACTCTTCAAAAGAGGAATTATATTTCGAAGTCATTGAACAAGAGGAAAAGATGATCCAAACAAAGTTGCGTAATAAGCTTGAGGACTTACCTGTATTAACGAAGAAGGATTTTGAGGATTTTCTTCACACTGCGGAACAGTCGTTGAGCAATAGCCCTATTATCAAACAGCTATATGATGAAAATATAATGGCTTGGCTCATGAGAAAAGTGCCCACGGAAAAGCTGACAAATAATACTCAACAAGATTTGGAATTTTTCCTGCCTCTCATAGAACGTTGGCAATTTGCGGGCCAAATGAAGTCTCTTTCTCCAAAGATCATTATTAGTATGATTCGGTCTCTCATTTTATTGGCCTTGCAACGGAATAGAATTGGAGAAGAAGTGTATCAAGAAACAATTAGCCAATTCATAAAAATGATAGCAGAACACCTTGTTATTGAGGAGGAGTACAAGTGA
- a CDS encoding ABC transporter ATP-binding protein: MIAVNNLEFTYPKSTSQTIRGITFSIHPGEIFGFLGPSGAGKSTLQNILIGMLKGYRGDVYIGQQELRTIHRDFFKNIGVAFEFPNFYSKFTVLENLHFFGSLYSKELKDPFQLLAMVGLEDHAHTRFSNLSKGMKMRLNFCRALLHDPSILFLDEPTSGLDPRNKEGMKEMIRKQQEEGKTIILTTHDMQVADDLCDRVAFIVDGHIKLIDTPRNLKLQYGKKIVRIEYRDNANLTNWDFDLRKIGSNPAFLNLIQEKEIETIHSQETTLGKVFIDVTGTALI, translated from the coding sequence GTGATTGCCGTTAATAATTTGGAATTTACCTATCCGAAATCAACTTCACAGACGATTCGAGGAATCACGTTTTCGATTCATCCAGGCGAAATTTTTGGCTTTCTTGGCCCCTCTGGCGCTGGGAAGAGTACGTTGCAAAATATTCTCATTGGCATGTTGAAAGGCTATAGAGGCGACGTTTATATAGGTCAACAAGAGCTTCGGACCATTCATCGGGATTTTTTCAAGAACATTGGTGTTGCCTTTGAATTCCCTAATTTTTATTCTAAATTTACTGTTTTAGAAAATCTTCATTTTTTCGGTTCGTTGTATTCAAAAGAATTAAAAGATCCTTTCCAGTTACTTGCTATGGTAGGCTTGGAGGATCACGCGCATACTCGGTTTTCGAATTTATCAAAAGGGATGAAAATGCGTTTGAATTTTTGTCGCGCTTTATTACACGATCCTTCTATACTATTTCTCGATGAACCGACTTCCGGTTTGGATCCAAGAAACAAAGAGGGAATGAAAGAAATGATTCGAAAGCAACAGGAGGAAGGGAAAACGATTATATTGACCACACATGACATGCAGGTCGCGGATGATTTATGTGATCGGGTGGCATTTATTGTGGATGGGCATATTAAGCTAATCGATACTCCCAGAAACTTGAAATTGCAGTACGGCAAGAAAATTGTACGTATAGAATATAGAGACAATGCCAATTTAACCAATTGGGACTTTGATTTACGAAAAATTGGTTCCAATCCCGCATTTCTCAATTTGATTCAAGAGAAGGAAATAGAAACAATCCATTCTCAAGAGACCACTTTGGGAAAAGTATTCATTGATGTAACAGGAACGGCATTGATATGA
- a CDS encoding MFS transporter, whose protein sequence is MSKGIKQWKEPSLLLTGIGIATIGEWIYFISFNLIIFSMTGSALAVTVLYILKPLASLFTNVWAGTLVDQVNKRKLMVTLDILRACLIALLPWLSSLVLIYAVVFMINIASAIFSPASMTYITKLIPAEIRKRFNSLYSLITSGAFLIGPAVAGLLFMVSTPIGAVYVNAVALFFSALITMLLPDVDDNTTSMNRLSYQMVKNDWKEVIRFSHKSPYVILIYTLFMSVMVVAASAVDSLEASFAKEVLLLTDSEYGFLVSIAGGGIAGGALLNSLLVQKTKTPYLIGFGSLLVSIGYLMYAFSSSLLMAAIGFFFLAFFIAFANTGFLTFYQHNIPTHLLGRVISFYQFAQSIVTMALTGLLGLLAEFASIQIAVISGVLIMFFLSIVLCGYCLTPSKKVHYEMDTY, encoded by the coding sequence TTGAGTAAAGGAATTAAGCAATGGAAAGAACCGTCGTTATTACTTACAGGAATCGGGATTGCCACAATCGGCGAATGGATTTATTTCATATCGTTTAATTTGATCATTTTTTCGATGACCGGATCTGCACTGGCTGTCACTGTTTTATACATCTTGAAGCCTCTTGCCTCCCTGTTTACGAATGTGTGGGCAGGTACCTTGGTGGATCAAGTGAATAAACGAAAATTGATGGTGACGCTCGACATTCTTCGCGCTTGTCTCATTGCACTTTTGCCGTGGCTTTCATCCCTTGTGCTCATCTATGCAGTTGTTTTTATGATTAACATCGCTAGCGCCATATTCAGCCCTGCTTCTATGACGTATATTACAAAATTAATTCCTGCGGAAATAAGAAAAAGGTTCAACTCCCTTTATAGTTTGATCACATCGGGCGCCTTCCTGATCGGTCCGGCTGTCGCAGGATTACTATTTATGGTGAGTACACCAATCGGGGCTGTCTATGTAAATGCAGTCGCACTGTTTTTTTCCGCCCTCATCACCATGCTGTTGCCGGATGTGGATGACAATACGACTTCCATGAATCGATTGTCTTATCAAATGGTGAAGAACGATTGGAAAGAAGTGATCCGTTTCAGTCACAAATCTCCCTATGTCATATTGATCTATACTCTCTTTATGTCGGTCATGGTCGTCGCGGCAAGCGCAGTCGATTCGTTGGAAGCATCGTTTGCGAAGGAAGTGCTTTTGCTCACTGATAGCGAATACGGATTTCTGGTTTCCATCGCAGGGGGCGGCATTGCGGGCGGTGCGTTGCTGAACTCATTGCTCGTTCAGAAGACGAAAACGCCTTATCTGATCGGATTCGGTTCGCTGCTCGTTTCCATCGGTTATCTCATGTATGCTTTTTCGTCCTCCTTACTGATGGCGGCAATCGGCTTTTTTTTCCTCGCTTTTTTTATCGCCTTTGCCAATACAGGCTTTCTGACTTTTTATCAACATAACATTCCCACTCACTTGCTGGGCCGTGTTATCAGCTTTTATCAATTCGCCCAGTCAATCGTCACCATGGCATTGACGGGATTGCTCGGGTTACTGGCGGAATTTGCGTCCATTCAAATTGCAGTCATCTCGGGTGTGCTCATCATGTTTTTCCTATCCATTGTCCTGTGCGGCTATTGCCTGACGCCATCCAAGAAGGTTCATTACGAAATGGATACCTATTGA